The stretch of DNA ataaaataaaataaaataatttaagctgATGATTATTGGGGAGAGGGTGGTAATAGATTTTCATacaacagtaaaagaaaaaggctAGGTGATTCTTAGTTCAAAGGGAATGTAAATTTTTAGATATGTGTACACAACTTATTTCTGAAATCACCAaagcagatttatttttcttgcatgaTTTGACTTTGACAACATGGTTGCTTTATGATGGAGAAACGAATGGATTGACCTAGAAGGTTAAAGGTCCTAGACTGCAGTTCTTACTCTATCATTAGCTAACCATGACATTAGCACATCATTTTCCCTCTTGGAGACTTctatatgctaaataaaagaattggAGATGATTTGTAAGATTGGTTCATTCTtctgaaagtccttttggaaaaAAGGTGGAGTTATAAAGCTTGCTCATTTACCTTCAGTATATCTCTTTGAAAGAATCCTAACAAAGCCTAAGTATACAGCACTGAGGCACTGAGGATACAGCAGTAAGCAAAACAGGCAATATCCTGGGGTGCATTCTAGTAAGGGAAAATGTAGGCTTATGACATTTATGATGCTCTAATGAGACAATCCACTGTACCACATTTTATACACTTTTTTCTGCAACAAATGTCTACGCCTCTATTACAGTAGAGATTCCAAGAATCCAGTTCCTGTTATGGCCAAACATTCAACTTGGAGCcagttttaaactttaaaaggGATTTCATATCCATAAcagttttgttcattattttggGGTTAAAACAAGCTTGATATTGTAAAGGTCACAGAGGGAATTTACCTTCATTCTCAAATGTGTTAAATCTAATTGATAAAGATCCAGAATTATTGACCTATTTATTGTGTCTTTTGCATCAGAAAATGTTTGTAGTGGAAAGTGTGAACTGCATCTGTGTGGACTGGAAGAGTGGCTCCCGAACTGGTTACACTCAGGCCTCGCAGAACATCCGGATCGTGGGGGCAGAAGTGGCATATTTTGTTGAAGTTCTTCAGGTAACTATCTCCAGGTTCTATAAAAGCCCATGCACATtgctctctggagtctcttcaaaaaagaacaaagtactgTAGGGATGACAATTGCTGAAGACATCCCTCTACTGAGATTTGACTTTCCCTgtggttgaaaagaaaaaagcaaaatcatcCCATTAGCCATTCAATCAATCTAGATTTGAGCTTCATCAATATGCCTATTAAAGCCAATAAACTAGTTTTTTTTAGGTAATGTTACTCAATCAAACAGGTAGGTTGTTTCCACTGAATTCCATCagtattccttttaattttaccATCTATAAAACCAAGTTGGTCTGGTAATGTCAACTTCAAGACGAAAttgccttgtttttgttttttatttttttaatagaagcaCAATGACAACAAGCTAACCTGATTTGGTaactaaaaccttaaaataatgttaaactGGAATGTGTTTAAGTAATGGCTTTCATTTTTATCTGCTAACCCCGTATACTTGCTTCACCACCTCTGGATAGTAATTCCTCATCCCCGGCAAGGGTTCTTCTATgtataaaacaacaaaagagaGTCTGACCTCCATCAGCTTAAGCATTTGACCACTGCCATTTTCTATAATACCTgaaaaaatgtcatgaaaattaGTTGCCTTGAAAGGGCAGCATGTCTTCCTAAAACTCAAGTTTTGTGAACATCTCCTTCTGTGGCCATCCTGAAATTTGCGATATTAGAAAACATTCTGAAGAAGTTTTCTTTCCAACAGTCAGCATTTGGGTACTCGCCTTCCGACGTCCACATCATTGGCCACAGCCTGGGAGCCCACgcagctggggaggcaggaaggaggctcAATGGCACTGCAGGACGAATCACAGGTTGGTCAAAACAGTAAAAACGGAAACATTGGGGCTAAATGTAGCCTATGCAATCTAGAAGTTTGGAAATTTGGCATTTTCTGGATTGGGCCACATGATCAGAAAACAGTGTGTTCTGAGGCtttgtgaacttttaaaatattgatcttTGGCCTACAGAGCcctaatatatatgtgtgtgtatatatatatatatatatatacacacacacacataaatactgCATGTGACTAAAATTTGAATTGACAGCATTGGGGGGTCTTATTTACACTATTTTCCTATTGTCAGGAATTCACAAAGGATAAGTTTCatgaatagaataaatagaatagggacgcctgggtggctcagtggttgagtgtctgcctctggctcaggacatgatcctggaatcccaggatcgagtcccacatcgggctccctgcagggagcctgcttctccctctgcctatgtctctgcctctctctgtgtgtctctcaagaataaataaataaaatctgtttaaaaaatagaataaatagcataaataacagaagagataataaatagaattaaactCAAAGAgctcaaaaatatataattaattataatctaTTTTGATAGTAATTGATAATTAGCCCAATCCTTATCCACCACAAGTCAGAAATTGCAGGGGACACATGATTTAGCTGGGCTGACCGATTCTGCATGCTGCTAGTTAgataaaaaataccatttcacaAATCCCAGACTGGTTGCATTTGGTCAATGGGCTCACATGTTGTATACTCAGGCCCTAAAGCAACCTTGTAGGCTTTGCTATCCTGGGTTTGAGAGGTGATCATCTCAGGGAGCAACCACTTTCCTCTTCCGTCTTCCCACTCTGTCTCCGACCTTCTGATTTTTGTGTTGATACTTTGGATAAACTGGTCACATTTGGATTGCTGGGGACATCTGGATGTCTATCATTAATTTGCTGGAGAGAacattctttctcattatttgtgGATGTTTACAAAAgcctgctcaaaaaaaaaaaaaaaacaaaaaaaaaaaacaaaagcctgcTCAGCCAGGTACTCTCTGTGAAGCGATGGTCCTGGCGACCATGACAATCAAAGTTCTTGCCCTCATAGGATTTTACAGGGGAATGGGAAGGAACTCTTTTATCCTGAACAGCTTTTAGGAGTCTCCCAGAATCTGTCTCTTTCCTTGTAACTGCTGCTAGTAACCCAGATTGTCCCAGTGACTAAGCATTCATAAGTAGAGCCAGATTCCATGGTTCGAGAAAAACTCATTGTAATGCAAATAGAAAATTAGACACAGAAAgtataagaaaatgagaaggtaGGGAAGAACTAGCTTATCTCTTTCCAGGCATAAGTCATGGTTCCCACCATGCTTGCACTTGGGTAGGTAATTAATGAAGAAAGGTAAATGTGGGTGTACACTGATATTAACATGACATGTCCTATTTACTTTAGGGTTGGATCCAGCTGAACCTTGCTTTGAGGGCACACCCGAATTAGTCCGATTGGACCCCAGCGATGCCCAGTTTGTGGATGTAATTCACACAGATGCTGCCCCTATAATCCCCAACATGGGTGAGTTCTTCAATTCATCTTGCGTGAGTGTTTTTTGAGTCCATATATTAGAGTGTTTTAGAATGTTTTGAGTCTATATATTAACATcaactttctcatattttaatatttctcagGGTTTGGAATGAGTCAAACTGTAGGCCACCTAGATTTCTTTccaaatggaggaaaagaaatgccTGGATGTCAGAAGAATATTCTCTCTCAGATTGTTGACATAGATGGGATCTGGGAAGGTAAAACCATTACATACATGAAGAGATTTGTGGGaaaatttgtttcacttttttgcTAAATTTGCTGAATATTTTGGCACGGGTCTCACATTTTCTATAACAAAGGACTTTTAACCCAAAATGCAGGCTTTTCACTGGGGAAAGTGGGCATGAGGAGATTataggaagaaaatgtatttatagcCAACTTTCTAAGGATCTAATTCAGGGAATTCATTACTAATTTGTACTTATACCTATGTGGACCAATCTCcttcttttaaagttatttttccatttcatttatctatGGAATTactattaaaatcttaaatagtaTTTAACTTCTAATTGCATCACAAATCATAAATATGCTTCATAGATGATTTTGTTCTGTGACCACCATGAGTTCACACTAATTAGAAAAATCTATTCAACAACCATGTTCTAATCAGAACAttaacttggaaaaataaaatctgttgcTGATGTATACTGTCTGATTTCAAAGGGACTCGTGACTTTGTGGCCTGTAATCACTTAAGAAGTTACAAGTATTACTCTGATAGCATCCTCAACCCTGACGGCTTTGCTGGATTCCCTTGTGCCTCTTACAATGTTTTCACTGCAGTAAGTAGACTCCACTTTGAACCTAAAGAATTTTGTGACCATCACTTCTCATGACGGGTGTAGTTCACTGTATATGACATGCATTTAGTGAATGCCTCTACATGATTGCCACactatttatacttttaattatacatatttttatttttttaattgaagtatagttgacatacatatTTATGGTAATAGTGATGAGGCATTGGAGAACTTCAGAGAAATGGCCTTGTATTCTGAAATGTTCCATGTCTACCTTCTTCACTATCACTTCAGTATGTACCAGGCAAATGTTTAAACTTGTTTTAGAAATAactataactaaaaaaaaaaaaaggctatggaAATCTGAGCTATGGCTACAGGAAGCCAATAAATATGGAAAACTTGTCTTAAAACTGACCATACAAAACTATATCATTATGGGCATGTGGATATTTCTGTGCAATCTCATAATTgctaagtttttgtttgtttgcttgcttgcttttgaGTTTTCATCTTGTTTGGTATTTGCTAGGTATCTGGGTTAGAATCCTCAAATGTGATCTTGAAAATAACATATCTATTGCctgttattttttcttgattttcctttcactataattttttcaaataaaaatacataacttGTGtcatttaataagtaaaattttaagtaagatGCCAGGTAAAGACATAATTATCAAGGATGTATAACTTAGTGCTGAAGAGAAAAGATCTGAAATCTGATTTCATCATTAAATGACTGATTTGGGAGAAATGCTCAACCTCTCTAAGGcagttttttcatttctaaatgtgAATATTAATGGTAGACTCCATAGGTTTGGCGGGAGGATTTAATGAGGTGATATGTTTTAATACCTTAGCTCGGAATCTAAAATATCATAATGAGCATTCAACAACTGTTGACTGTATGTATTTGGGGGGAAGTGCATAGTTTATTTACAGTATAGCTTGTGTACGTAAGAAAACCATCCTTCTTCTTTGGTCtaactttgtttttatcttttcctggATCCTCAATCTCTAGGTAATggggaaaataagcaaagaaactTTAAGTTTCATTCAGTTAAAATTTAGTCTGATTCAGTAATATAAATAGTCCTTTTAGGTGATGCTCAgacactttttaagaaaaagttctcagttttGCATATTTCTCAGTCTTGGGACTCCATCATCTTGTGTCTAAGCTGGTATTGGGCACGAtgatcatggtggtggtggtcagtGAGTGtgtagggcagagggaaggaattGGGGGCCTGCTTATTGACAGATATGGGGCTGATTTCTGCATATAATGTCTAGGCACATCTACTCTTCTGGCTTGGCCAACTTTCCCGTATAGCTCTGGCCATTTCTTCCTAGACCAGCTCAGTCTCTCCTTAGCTTTTGCTGGATGCAGACTCTGAGACTCGGCTCAGTCCTCATCTAGTTCATTGATTCAGGAGTCTGCCCTGGTCTCCATTATGGAGCAGGATTGCCCCTCTAAAAAAGCAATTTTGATGTCTTTCCaactctgtttctcccttttcctctcttgttCCCATAACTCCTGGCCCTGAAAGAGGACATGTTCTTAAGTTCTATATATCTTCTCCAAACCCCAACCTCACAGCTAAGACTTAAGGGCCAACTGGGGCATTTTCTGCTCACATTGGGAGAATTCTGAGAGCTGAATCCTTCAGACCTTAATATGCTAAGTGGGAGctaaaaaatgtgagaaaaaccTGACTTCTAAAGGGTCCTATTTTGCATATCACTCCCTGCTCTTTCTTTTgcaatctttctaaaataaattctaaccACCTGTAGGCAGGAGGATGTCTGAGCAGCTTAcagaggcaaaagagaaaagattgaaatatctgtataaatacatatttaagttccctttttgtatgatttttatatttttgttagtaTTGTGTTATTTAATAGTAAAGTCTCTCATTTGTCATTGTAActaatgaaatgcatttttaatttttgctgagACATAATGAAAGTTGGCTTTTGCCATCAAGACACAAGTGGCTTTAGAATATTCCAACTACAACAACATGTGGAAAAAAGATGGCGCACTATTAAAAGAAAGAGTGTCCTCATTTCATCATTTGCTAATTTTCCCTAGAACAAGTGCTTCCCCTGCCCAAGCGAAGGCTGCCCACAGATGGGTCATTATGCTGACAGATTTCCTGGAAAAACTGACAAAGTGAACCAGATATTCTATCTAGACACTGGTGATGCCAGCAATTTTGCCCGTGAGTCTCTACTATAGTTGCTTTAAATTCATAATGCTCTGTATTATCATGTTTGGTGAAAATCTGTGAAATTGCTCCTCTGTACAAAAGTTGTAAACACTCCTTCCCAACatggaaaaattttcaaaagttgTCGTGCTCAATGCAACTCTGGCTAATTGAGGTAACGGAGCAGAATTTGGAGACCTGAACTAACAatgatacaaaaattaacttcttCATATTTAATTCTGGTGCTGAATTCGGGAGGCTTCTTCCGCTCCAGATTCTTCCAATTCAGTCGGAAGTTTCACTAAAGCAAAATTCTGAGGTTTTGTACAAGCAGAAAAGTAATCCaggagagagatgggagaggTTGTGGGAATGGCAGGGAGATTTAAGAGCTGTTTAGGGTAGTAGACTCTGTGGGTGATAGGAATTGGAGGTGATAGGAATTGATCACCATTGCAGCAATGTTGAGGCATGTTCCTTCCTGAGTCACAGAGGGAGGAAACTATTTAGATGGGAATCAGGGGGGTTGGCTGCATTGTAAAAACTAAAGCCCAGTTTTATCCCCTTCTCAATTTGGCCCAGGTTAGCTCTAAATGACATAAACTGCTAGTTAAATCTTGACTAGTACCACAAAGTGGTTGccataaattaatatatttccaaTGGCAAGGGAAAGCtgaattacagaattttaaaaataaatgtagacaaTTCAGACAAAAAGACAAGACTCTAAAATGTGA from Canis lupus familiaris isolate Mischka breed German Shepherd chromosome 28, alternate assembly UU_Cfam_GSD_1.0, whole genome shotgun sequence encodes:
- the PNLIP gene encoding pancreatic triacylglycerol lipase, yielding MLLIWTLSLLLGAVVGKEVCFPRLGCFSDDSPWAGIVERPLKILPWAPKDVNTRLLLYTNENPDNFQELTADPSIITSSSFKTDRKTRFIIHGFIDKGEESWLANMCKKMFVVESVNCICVDWKSGSRTGYTQASQNIRIVGAEVAYFVEVLQSAFGYSPSDVHIIGHSLGAHAAGEAGRRLNGTAGRITGLDPAEPCFEGTPELVRLDPSDAQFVDVIHTDAAPIIPNMGFGMSQTVGHLDFFPNGGKEMPGCQKNILSQIVDIDGIWEGTRDFVACNHLRSYKYYSDSILNPDGFAGFPCASYNVFTANKCFPCPSEGCPQMGHYADRFPGKTDKVNQIFYLDTGDASNFARWRYKVAVTLSGKKVTGHVLVSLFGNKGNSKQYEIFKGTLQPESTHSNEFDSDVEVGDVQKVKFVWYNNVINPTLPRVGASKITVERNDGKIFNFCSKETVREDILLTLTPC